Proteins found in one Hevea brasiliensis isolate MT/VB/25A 57/8 chromosome 18, ASM3005281v1, whole genome shotgun sequence genomic segment:
- the LOC110648974 gene encoding putative polyol transporter 1: MAGLNAEKDCNPSSQPPAEKTLADFDPPKKPKRNKFALVCAILASTTSILLGYDIGVMSGAAIYIKDQLKISDTQVEILVGMLNIYSLVGSAAAGRTSDWIGRRYTIVVAGGIFFVGALLMGFATNYAFLMVGRFVAGVGVGYGLMIAPVYTAEVSPASSRGFLTSLPDFFINAGILLGYVSNFAFSKLPAHLGWRFMLGIGAIPSFILAVIVLAMPESPRWLVLQGRLGEAKRVLDKTSNSKEEAQARLADIKVAAGIPQDCNDDVVQVVKKTHGEGVWRELLLHPTRSVRHILVCGIGIHFFQQASGVDAVVLYSPRIFEKAGITSDNGKLLATIAVGFVKTSFILVVTFLLDRVGRRSLLLSSLVGVIFSLAALGFSLTIIDHSHEKITWAVVLCITTVLTYVAFFSIGIGPVTWVYNSEIFPLRLRAQGASLGVAVNRVTSGVVSTTFISLYKGITIGGAFFLYMAIATMAWIFIFIYLPETKGRTLENMEVLFGNFTEWRSALKENKLKERQESNGVETESNTQTQLAVSSVATTVA, translated from the exons ATGGCTGGTCTAAACGCGGAGAAGGATTGCAATCCCAGCAGCCAACCTCCTGCAGAGAAAACACTTGCAGATTTTGATCCTCCGAAGAAGCCCAAGAGAAACAAGTTTGCTCTTGTTTGTGCAATCTTGGCTTCCACGACTTCAATTTTACTTGGTTATG ATATTGGAGTAATGAGTGGAGCAGCTATCTACATCAAGGACCAACTGAAAATCTCAGATACTCAAGTAGAAATCCTGGTGGGTATGCTTAACATATACTCACTTGTGGGCTCAGCCGCAGCTGGCCGGACCTCCGACTGGATAGGCCGCCGGTATACTATCGTGGTGGCTGGAGGTATTTTCTTCGTCGGAGCTCTCCTAATGGGATTCGCCACCAACTATGCCTTCCTCATGGTTGGCCGGTTCGTGGCGGGTGTCGGGGTAGGCTATGGACTGATGATTGCTCCAGTTTACACAGCCGAGGTCTCTCCAGCATCCTCTCGTGGGTTCCTCACCTCACTCCCAGAC TTCTTCATCAATGCAGGGATTTTGTTAGGCTACGTCTCTAATTTTGCATTTTCCAAGCTCCCAGCTCACTTGGGGTGGAGATTCATGCTTGGAATTGGTGCAATCCCTTCATTTATCCTTGCTGTGATTGTTCTAGCCATGCCCGAGTCACCTCGTTGGTTAGTCCTCCAGGGTAGACTCGGTGAGGCCAAGCGAGTTCTGGACAAGACCTCCAATTCCAAAGAAGAAGCTCAAGCAAGACTAGCGGATATAAAAGTAGCAGCAGGTATTCCTCAAGACTGCAATGACGACGTCGTTCAAGTGGTAAAAAAAACGCATGGCGAAGGTGTATGGCGAGAATTACTCCTTCATCCTACACGGTCGGTTCGTCATATCTTAGTTTGCGGAATCGGCATCCATTTCTTTCAGCAAGCATCAGGAGTAGACGCTGTCGTTTTATACAGCCCAAGGATTTTTGAGAAGGCTGGGATCACATCAGACAATGGCAAGTTACTGGCGACCATAGCCGTTGGATTCGTGAAAACAAGCTTCATTTTAGTGGTGACATTTTTGCTCGACAGAGTCGGACGGCGATCTTTGCTTTTAAGTAGTTTAGTAGGGGTGATATTTTCATTAGCAGCGCTTGGATTTTCATTGACAATCATTGATCATTCGCACGAGAAAATAACGTGGGCTGTTGTGCTGTGCATAACGACGGTATTAACGTACGTGGCGTTCTTCTCAATAGGGATAGGCCCTGTAACATGGGTATACAACTCTGAGATATTCCCGCTGAGGCTTCGTGCGCAAGGAGCGAGCTTGGGAGTGGCAGTGAACAGAGTAACGAGTGGGGTCGTATCTACGACTTTTATTTCATTGTACAAAGGTATAACCATAGGTGGGGCCTTCTTCTTATACATGGCAATTGCAACGATGGCTTGGATATTCATTTTTATATATTTGCCAGAGACGAAGGGGAGGACATTGGAGAATATGGAGGTCCTTTTTGGTAATTTTACTGAGTGGAGGTCTGCTTTGAAGGAGAATAAATTGAAGGAGAGGCAAGAAAGTAACGGTGTTGAAACTGAAAGTAACACTCAAACTCAATTGGCTGTTTCTTCTGTTGCCACAACTGTGGCTTAG